One window from the genome of Fulvivirga lutea encodes:
- a CDS encoding NADH-quinone oxidoreductase subunit C, translating to MSFEDIISLITGQLGDVIISEDENATPKAVEISAKELVNTMNFLFENDQLYFDMLSCITGLDNGPEDGSMEVIYNLYSIPFDHHLMVKVKLDRNAPKIDTVSHIWQTGDWLEREVFDMYGIEFTNHPDLRRILLPNDWIGHPLKKDYKEQDTYHGITVLHEDSLNKEKES from the coding sequence GGCAGCTAGGAGATGTAATCATTTCCGAAGATGAAAATGCTACACCTAAAGCAGTTGAAATCTCTGCTAAAGAGTTAGTCAATACAATGAATTTTCTTTTTGAGAATGATCAATTGTATTTTGATATGCTCAGTTGCATTACCGGTTTAGATAATGGCCCCGAAGATGGCAGCATGGAGGTCATTTATAATTTGTATTCTATCCCTTTTGATCATCACCTGATGGTAAAAGTAAAGCTAGATAGAAATGCCCCAAAAATTGATACCGTCTCACACATCTGGCAAACAGGAGATTGGCTGGAGAGAGAGGTTTTTGATATGTACGGCATAGAATTTACCAACCATCCAGACCTGAGGCGAATACTACTTCCTAATGATTGGATTGGCCATCCGCTAAAGAAAGATTATAAAGAGCAGGATACGTATCATGGCATTACAGTGCTACATGAAGATAGTTTGAACAAGGAAAAGGAATCTTAA
- a CDS encoding NAD(P)H-hydrate dehydratase: MKILSVENIRDLDAYTIEHEPISSFDLMERASKAFVQWFVSKVTSDKSILVVAGTGNNGGDGLAVARMLHDKKYQVKVVIIGNKDSGSDDFKTNLKRLSTQVFEFDSEAKLPKADIIIDAIFGSGLSRPAEGKYAILIEQINESGAEVASIDMPSGLFADRTTEGKSIVRANATVSFQLPKLAFMLPETYEYVGNWHTVDIGLSQKFISEQETSNYYITASFVKSLIKQTGKFDHKGMNGNALIVGGSLGKIGAAVLAAKAALRSGVGLLTVQVPRVGNSILQVAAPEAMTILDDQENLISSITSDGYNAIAIGPGLGTDSTTVKALGNFLTDYQKPLVLDADALNILSDNRVLMELIPENSILTPHPKEFKRLLGESWQNDFERLDKQKELSKKLKSIIILKGAHSSISLPNGEVYFNSTGNEGMAKGGSGDVLTGMLVSILGQGYSSRDAAILGVFLHGSAGDFAKNQLGSIAMKSGDLINFIPEAYAHIC; encoded by the coding sequence ATGAAGATTTTATCCGTTGAAAATATCAGAGATTTAGATGCCTATACCATAGAGCATGAGCCCATATCATCTTTCGATTTAATGGAGCGTGCTTCTAAGGCTTTTGTTCAATGGTTTGTTTCAAAGGTAACGAGTGACAAGAGCATTTTAGTGGTAGCAGGCACAGGAAATAATGGTGGTGATGGCCTGGCAGTTGCACGTATGCTTCACGACAAGAAGTATCAGGTCAAGGTAGTAATTATCGGAAATAAAGATTCTGGTTCCGATGATTTTAAAACAAATCTAAAAAGACTTTCTACCCAAGTTTTTGAATTCGATTCCGAGGCAAAGCTCCCGAAAGCAGATATTATCATTGATGCTATATTTGGATCAGGTCTTTCGCGACCGGCAGAAGGTAAGTACGCCATTTTAATTGAGCAAATTAATGAATCAGGCGCAGAGGTGGCTAGTATTGATATGCCTTCAGGGTTATTCGCTGATCGGACAACTGAAGGAAAATCAATTGTAAGGGCTAATGCCACCGTAAGCTTTCAATTACCAAAACTGGCATTTATGCTGCCCGAAACGTATGAATATGTTGGCAACTGGCATACGGTAGATATTGGATTAAGCCAGAAATTCATTTCAGAACAAGAAACTTCGAATTACTATATCACGGCAAGTTTCGTTAAGAGCCTAATCAAGCAAACTGGCAAATTTGATCATAAAGGTATGAACGGCAATGCATTAATTGTGGGAGGTAGTCTTGGAAAAATAGGGGCAGCTGTTTTAGCAGCCAAGGCAGCCCTTCGTTCTGGAGTAGGTTTACTTACAGTACAGGTGCCTAGAGTTGGTAATTCTATTCTTCAGGTTGCTGCTCCTGAAGCAATGACCATTTTAGATGATCAGGAAAATCTGATTTCTTCTATTACTTCTGATGGGTACAATGCCATAGCTATAGGCCCTGGCTTGGGTACGGATTCAACTACAGTAAAAGCTCTTGGCAATTTTTTAACCGATTATCAAAAACCACTCGTTTTAGATGCGGATGCACTCAATATTTTAAGTGACAATAGAGTTTTAATGGAATTAATACCTGAAAATTCGATTCTTACACCACATCCCAAAGAATTCAAACGACTTTTAGGTGAAAGCTGGCAGAATGATTTCGAACGACTGGATAAGCAAAAGGAACTTTCCAAAAAATTAAAGTCTATTATCATATTAAAAGGAGCACATAGTTCAATTTCGTTACCGAATGGCGAAGTTTACTTTAACTCTACAGGTAATGAAGGAATGGCTAAAGGTGGCAGCGGAGATGTTTTAACAGGTATGCTTGTCTCCATTTTAGGACAAGGCTATTCATCAAGAGATGCTGCAATTTTGGGGGTATTTCTTCATGGCTCCGCTGGTGATTTCGCCAAAAATCAATTAGGTTCAATTGCTATGAAATCGGGGGATTTAATAAATTTCATACCCGAAGCATACGCTCACATCTGTTAA
- a CDS encoding NADH-quinone oxidoreductase subunit D, translating into MESKIQYQYSPENLVKSEPNKFKQENLQSDELVINLGPQHPSTHGVLRLEVLTDNEIIKEVIPHLGYLHRCFEKHAESLPYNQIIPYVDRMDYLAAMNSEHAYAMGVEKMLGIADQIPKRVEYIRVLVAELNRLASHFVAIGTYAMDIGAFTPFFWMMRDREHIQRLLEWASGARMLYNYIWVGGLYYDLPVGFEDRCTDFINYLKPKLKELETVVTDNKIFIDRTANVGVLPLNLAINYGVTGPMLRASGLKFDLRKVDGYSVYPELDFDIPIGEGKMGSKGDCWDRTYVRVLEVHESVKIIEQCLEKLKTDYKRDKEFDPQALVPKKIRPKAQDLYVRAENPKGELGFFFRADGKSDIPFRCKARSCCFVNLSVINELAKGGMIADLVAILGSIDIVLGEVDR; encoded by the coding sequence TTGGAAAGTAAGATACAATATCAATATTCACCTGAAAATCTGGTAAAGTCAGAGCCTAATAAGTTCAAACAGGAAAATCTTCAATCAGATGAATTGGTAATTAACCTTGGTCCGCAACATCCATCAACTCATGGTGTGTTACGCTTAGAGGTGCTTACAGATAATGAGATAATCAAAGAAGTGATTCCCCATTTGGGCTATTTGCATCGTTGCTTTGAAAAGCACGCTGAGTCTTTGCCTTACAATCAAATTATCCCTTATGTAGATCGTATGGATTACCTCGCTGCCATGAATAGCGAGCATGCTTATGCGATGGGTGTAGAAAAGATGTTGGGCATTGCTGATCAAATACCTAAAAGAGTTGAATATATACGCGTACTGGTGGCCGAACTTAACAGGTTGGCATCGCACTTTGTAGCCATTGGAACCTATGCAATGGACATTGGTGCATTTACGCCCTTCTTTTGGATGATGCGCGACCGTGAGCATATTCAACGGCTGCTGGAATGGGCTTCTGGAGCAAGAATGCTTTATAACTATATTTGGGTAGGAGGTTTGTATTATGATCTTCCCGTTGGTTTTGAGGATAGATGCACAGATTTTATCAATTACCTCAAGCCAAAATTGAAAGAGCTCGAAACTGTAGTAACTGACAATAAAATCTTCATAGATCGTACAGCTAATGTGGGCGTGCTCCCATTGAATCTGGCTATAAATTATGGGGTTACCGGGCCTATGCTCAGGGCCTCGGGTCTTAAATTCGACTTGAGAAAAGTAGATGGTTATTCAGTTTACCCTGAGTTGGATTTTGATATTCCAATTGGTGAAGGCAAAATGGGTAGCAAAGGAGATTGCTGGGATCGAACGTATGTACGGGTTTTAGAGGTTCATGAGTCGGTTAAAATAATCGAGCAATGTCTCGAAAAACTGAAGACAGATTACAAACGCGATAAAGAATTTGACCCGCAGGCACTAGTGCCAAAGAAAATCAGACCTAAAGCGCAGGATTTATATGTTAGAGCAGAAAACCCGAAAGGAGAGCTCGGCTTTTTCTTTCGCGCAGATGGTAAAAGTGATATACCTTTTCGCTGCAAAGCACGCTCATGTTGCTTTGTGAATTTATCTGTGATTAATGAACTGGCCAAAGGCGGCATGATAGCCGATTTAGTGGCCATTTTAGGTTCAATAGATATTGTATTAGGAGAAGTAGATAGATAA